The nucleotide sequence CCGTGATTCTGAACCGCACGGCCGAGCAGTGGGGCGCATTTAATTACGACGAAGCGGAGGATGTCCTGCGCGTCACGGTGCCGGTGCAGGCGTTGGCCGATCCGGTCGAAAGCTTCTCCATTTGGTTCAACGATCTGCGGGATGAGTCCGCCACCTTGAATCTGACCTGGGAAAAGGTCAGCGTGGCGGTGCCGATCAAAGTGGATGTGAAGGACCGCATCGTGCCGCAGATCGAAGCGGTGATGGGCGCGGGGCAACAGCAACGGGACTACATCTACTTCCAATCGGCCGGATTCTATTTCGATCACAACCTCGACCTGCAAAAAGCGGCCAAGTGGATCGATCTCGCACTCGCGCAAAGCCCGAACGCGTTTTGGATGCTGCATCTGAAGGCCAAGATCCACGCCAAGCTGGGTAACAAATCCACCGCGATCACCGCCGCCGAATCGTCCACCAAGTATGCGGTCGCGCAGGAAGGTCCCGGCAGTGGCTACAAGGTCATGAACGATGCCCTGATCGCGGAACTGCGCTGATATGACCACGTTTGCCGAACACCAGGCCGCGCCCAATGCGGACGCGGATGATGAAGCCAAAACCGGCCTGAGGGGCGTGCCCACCTGGCGCGGCGTCTATGGCTGGGTCATGATCATTTTCGCCGGCTTGGTCGGCGTGATGACCGCATTCGGGATATATTATTCATGACGCTCCTCGATTACGTAGTTCTGTTTGGGGCGATTCTGAGCATCGCGATCTATGGCGTGTGGGCCACGCGTGGTGGTGGACTGGATACATACCTGAAGGGCGACCAACGCATTGGCTGGGGCACCATCGGTTTGTCCGTCATGGCGACCCAGGCCAGCGCGATCACGTTCCTGTCCACCCCGGGGCAGGGATTCGAGAGCGGGCTGGGTTTTGTGCAAAACTACTTCGGTATGCCGTTGGCATTGATCATCGTCGCGGGAGTGTTTCTGCCGATATATCGCCGGCTCAAAGTTTACACCGCCTACGAGTATCTCGGGAAACGCTTTGATGGGAAAACCCGCCTGCTCGGTGCCGCGCTCTTTCTGCTGCAACGCGGGCTCGCCGCCGGCATCACGATTTACGCTCCGGCCATCATCGTTTCCTCGGTGCTGCACTGGCCGCTCGGACTCACGGTCCTGGGCACCGGCATCCTCGTCGTCATCTACACGGTGACCGGCGGCAGCGAAGCGGTCAG is from Synoicihabitans lomoniglobus and encodes:
- a CDS encoding DUF2911 domain-containing protein is translated as MTSARLFTLSCLLLAALSPLARAQTSRIDFPAASPAAELRQRVGLTDFQIVYSRPSVKDRQIFGELQAYGEVWRTGANAATKITFDTPIVFGGKPVAAGTYGLFSIPGETEWTVILNRTAEQWGAFNYDEAEDVLRVTVPVQALADPVESFSIWFNDLRDESATLNLTWEKVSVAVPIKVDVKDRIVPQIEAVMGAGQQQRDYIYFQSAGFYFDHNLDLQKAAKWIDLALAQSPNAFWMLHLKAKIHAKLGNKSTAITAAESSTKYAVAQEGPGSGYKVMNDALIAELR